ATTGAGCACCATGACGAATCGGCCAATGTTTGCTTCATCAAACGGCGCGTCAACTTCGTCGAGCACGCAGAATGGGCTTGGCCGATATTGGAAAATCGACATCAGTAGCGCTACCGCGGTCAAAGCCTTTTCACCACCCGACAAAAGCGAGTTACTGAAACTGGGTTTGCCGGGAGGCGTTGCGACGATTTCAACACCGGCTTCCAGCGGATCTTCGGATTCTTCGAGGACGAGATCCGCGTGGCCACCACCAAACGACTTGCGATAGAGCTTCTGAAAGTTTTGCCGAATCGCTTCGAGGGTGTCTAGGAAAAGTCGACGACTGTCTGCATTGATACGACCAATGATCCGTTGCAGCGAATCCTTCGCCGCAGCAAGGTCTTCGTATTGACCGCTTAGGTGATCGTATCGTTCTTGCAGCCCTTCGAGCTCTGCGAGTGCTTCCATGTTGACGTTGCTCGTTCGCTGCAACTGTTCACGCAGGCGGTTGATCTCCTCATCCATCTTTGCGCGGTCTTCGATCTCGGCCAGTTCCTCCGGCGGGTCATCGTTTTCAAGATCGATCTGATAGTCTTCGGCAATGCGTTCGGTAAGCGTCCCCAGTCGCATTTTTGCGGCGTCACGCCTGTTGGTGATGCTGTGAACCTGTTCGCTTGCTTCGGCAACATTTTTCAGGACGGCTTCGCCCGCTTCCGCAATCGCACGATTGGTTTGCCGAAGCGATTGAGCTTTCTCGGCCAGTTCACGGAGCTGTTTATCGAATTCGTCTGTCTGTGATTTCAGCTGATCAAGTTGGCCAACGGTTTCGGTGATCCGTTGTTTCAGTTCGGACTGACGGGTGTAGCCAGACTGTGCGGTGACGCTTGCGTTTTCGACGGACGAACGTCGTTCGTCTTGCTCGCGTTTTTGGGATTCGATCTGATTGGCCAACGCTTCCTGACGTTGTTCGGCACGAGCGAGTTCGACCGAGGCTGTCATGACGGCGCTCGATGCGGATTGCAGCGCTTGCTGTGTTTCCGAAAGCATCTCTTCGACTTCGGCGGCTTCGCTTTCAAGCTTCTCGATCGACTGTCGAGATTCGACGATCGAAGCCGACAATTCACTCGCTTCTGACTTCGCTTCGTCGCGTTCTATACGCGTCGACGTGACGTCTGATTGGATTTGGTCGTGTGCGGTCTGGCGGACTTTGGCTCGTTCCTTGGCATGTCGAAGGTCCGCGTCGGCGGCCGCCTTTTCTGTCACCAAGTTTCGATGCTGAATCTCCAGTCGGCCGAGCGCGTTTGAGTATTCGTCGACAAGGGCGGCAAGCTCCCGAATCGCTTCGTCGTTTTCGGAGATTTCAAACGTGTAGTGTTCGATTTCTTCAGCAGCGGCATTCATCTCGCTGCGTCGACTGACCAAAGCGGTCGTTGCACCGGCAGGGCCAACGATCATACTGCCGTCACCCATCAGGACTTCGCCGTGTCGGGTAACGATTTGTTGATCGGGACCGCAAAGTGGACGAACACGGATCGCCGTTTCCAGATCTTCCACGAGCCAAGTCGAACTCAACAGGTGCGCGATCAACTTTTGGCCTTCGCCATCGGATGTGATCACTCGGTCGGCTCGGCCGATGACACCTTGGAATCCTTCCAGCTGGATTCGGTTTTCGCGTGGCGGTTCGGGAAGGTGGTCCATCCGGATGATGCCGACACGGCTATCGATCTGGATTTCGCCGCTGACGATGGCTTCGGCCAGTTGTCCATCACGTGTCACGACGAACTGTGCACGATCACGCAGTGCCGCATCGATCAATGGGGCGGTTTCGACATCCACATTCACTAGCGTCGCTACCATTCCCAGAACGCTAGAAGCCAAGGGGTGGGCAGCGTCAGCGACGTGTTCAAGGACGGCGCGAACGCCACCGGAGACCCCTTCGTGTCGTTTGACCAAGTCTTCCAGTACGAGATAACGTTGCCGAACGCCTTCAAGCCGGGTGCGTAGTTCGGCCGTTTCGCCACTGCGTCGGTCGAGCACGTTGCGGTGCTGGTCCGTTTTGGCCTGTTGGACTTGTAGGTCGCCTTCGGATGACTGAATGCGTGCCTCAAGTTCTTGCAACCGGTCGGCGGCAACCTGTGTGTCCGCATTTGCCTTGTCGAGCAGTGCGATCGAATCGGTCAGACGTTGTTCGAGGCTGACGAGTTGGCGATCCGATTCAGAAAGACGTGTTTCGGATCGCTGTAGGCGGACTTCCATTTCCGAAACGCGGCGGATCGCGTCGAGGTGCTGTTTGGAAATATCCTCGCGGCGTTTAAGTATCCCGTCGGTTTCGGTTTGGATTTGATCGCGTTTGGCAACCAGTTCGTCGTTGTTAAGGCGAACCCGTTGCAGTTCTTCATCGCCGGTGCTGTGATCAGCGATTGCTTGTTGAAGATCGTCGTCTGCTTTGCGAGCTTGTCGCATCAGTTTGCGACTTCGGCGAAGTGCGTCAGCAATCGACATGCGGACTTCTGCGACCGAGCTTTCGTCGGCATCTTTGCGGCCACCGAGTGTTGCCGACTGTGCGAGCAGTTCATGGCGTTGCTGTTCAAGCTGTCTCGCTTGGTCAGCAACGGATTGCAGTTCCATGTCTGCAGATTGACGCTTCGTCGCGATTTCTTCTCGCTCGTTTTCAAGCTCACGTAGGCGAGTGTTCGCGTTTGTGAGGTCTTTCTCGCAGGTGTCCAGCTCTTGATTCAGGTTCGTCCAATCGTTCCAGGCGATAACCGTTCGCAATTCCTTGAGCCGTTCGGATGCTTGACGGTATCGTTCGGCCTTAGCGGCTTGACTGCGAACACTGCGAAGGCGGGTGCCGACTTCTTCGACGATATCACTTAGACGCGTCAGGTTTGTTTGGACGCGCGCCAGCCTTCGTTCGGCTTCTAGCTTTTTAGCCTTAAAGCGACTGATACCGGCAGCTTCTTCAAAGATTGCGCGGCGGTCTTTCGCGTTTGCCTGCAGCATCCGATCGACCTTGCCCTGCTCGATCAAACTGTAGGCATCGATCCCGATCCCGGTCCCGCGAATCAAGTCACGCACGTCTTTAAGCCGCACGGATTCTTTGTTGATCAGGAATTCACTTTCGCCGCTTCGGTAGACGCGCCGGGTCACATGGACTTCCGGTGCATCGATCGGCAAGTTGCCTTGCGAGTTGTCGAACACGATGGTGGCTTCGGCTGCACCAGCTGGTGGGCGCGTTTGTGATCCTTTGAAGATCACGTCCGACATCTCTTTTCCGCGGAGGCCCTTGGGGCTTTGTGACCCCAGCACCCATTTCATCGCATCAACAATGTTGGACTTGCCACTTCCGTTGGGGCCGACGACCACCGTGATGCCGTCGGGAAAATCGAATCGAGTCCGATCCGCAAAGCTTTTAAAGCCGGCCAGTTCGAGAGCTTTCAGCATGCGAGCGATCGGGTCAGGAAACGAGGTGCAGAATCAGAGGAGGTGAACTGGTTGGTCGATTGACGAATGGTAACGGCATCAATGGGGGGGTGCCGCCGATTTGGACGAGCTTCCCGAAGCGAATCTTTTCTCGATCAACCGCACTCGGCAAGTCACGTCAGCCGAGAAAAATGATTCGATAGCAACACCCCTTAGCCTAAATGAAACCGGGAACAGCGGGTAGTTGCTTTTATTGCTAAACAGCCGGATCTGGCAGCGTATTTTGGGCGTTTTTGCTGGAATTCGCTTTCGATCGCTGGTGTCCAGTTCGGGAGGCTCGTCTTGCACCGCAAGCGACTTTTCCGGTAATTGGGGATATTCCGATTATCCCGGACTGTCATGCGCCAGCACCGTAACTACCGCTTCCCCCGAACGATGCTTGTCAGGACGCTCTCATCGCTGCCCCTCCATTTGGCTGGGGCGGTCTGCCGGCGTCTTGCTTCGCGCTGCGCATCCATAGTTACTGGGCCCCGGCGCGCCAGCGATTGTAATGCTCGATTGTTGGGGCTTAAGTTGAGCTGGCGGACTGGCCGTCGTGAACGATTTATGCAGCAGAGCCGATTCGTATTGCAGATCGGCATGGCTTCGATGATTTGCTGGTCCCTGCTGGCAAGTCCTTTGATTGTCGCTGCAGAGTCGATTGGCGTTGAAGCGGTTGATGTTGCCGCATCGCTTGTCGAGGTTCGAAAGCTTCGTGATGCCGGTGAGTTCGCTTCCGCTGTTGGTGAGTTGCAGAAGCTTGCGAGCTACCTCATCGAGGAATCGCGTTCTGATGTTCAGCTCGCAGCCGATTTTGTGCTGCTTGCCAGGGCTGCGCAAAGTGACATCTCGCCGGAGCAGGTGGACGAGCTTTATGTGGCAGCTGAGCAGTGGTTGCAGCGGAATGACGTTTCGTCGGTGTCGCTCAAGCAACACGTGGTTCTGACCACGGCAATCGCAACGCATCATGCATCGCGGCAAAGGGCTGGCCAGGCTCAGCAGCAATTGTTGCGGCTCTTTGACGAAATTGATCGATCAAATGATGAAGCTGAAGGTGCATTGGCCGCTTCGATTGCCGATCCGCTGTTAGCTTTGTCTATGAAGTCAGCTTGGCAGGCAATGTCCGGCGGAGACGCCGAGGGTGCGGAGAAGCTGTATCTGGCGATGCAAGGTTCCGATTCACGAGGCAGTGTGCAGCTAGGGGATGCCAGGCGTTCTCTCTGTCAGTTGGGGCTCGGTTGGGCAACAGCCCTGCAGCCCGACAGGCATGTTGATGCTGCGGAGCGTCTTGGGGTCTTTATCGATCAAAACCCCGATCATTCCGATGCTGCCAAGGCATCAGCTTTAAGGGTGCGATGCGCGATTAAGGCCGATCAAAATGCTGAGCTTCTAGACGCGATTGATCTGCACTTCAAAGAGTATGGAGATACTTCAGGAACAGCCGATTTGGTGGCAGAAGTCCTGCGTCAGGTCGATCCGATTCCGGAGATTGTGAAGGAGTGGCTGCTGCAGGAACAGTCTTATCAGCAATGGCCATTGAGCTTGGTTTCCGAGTCGTTGGTGCAGTTTGGCAGTGATTTTTCGCCACGTGACTTTGACGCTCTGGTGACCCGCTTGACCGTGAATGACAAGGCTGGGGCGTGGACGGCGCAAACACTGGAAGGCTGCGACGCGATCGATCACTCAGCAATTTCGGAATTGATCGCGGCGGCTGTGATCGGGGGCCGAATCGGTGGTGCGACGATGTTGTCAGTTGAGGCAGCGACGCGTTGGGCCGGTCGAACGGGACGCTGGTCAATGTTGATGCACGCCGCCGAGGATGTCGACTTCGAAAGCGATCCTGAAGGTCGCAGTGTGCATGTCGATCGGTTATTTGCCGAAGCTGTTTTTCGATCCGGGCAGCGTGCGAAAGCGCTTCGCTATTGGAAGCACGTCGTCGATGTGCGAAAAGCAGACGACTTTGGCACGTTGCTTCGATGTGCCGAGTGTTCGGTGCTGGTTGATGATGTCGAGCAGGCCGAAGTGCGATTGCGGCGACTGCGGGAAATCTTGGATTCCGCGGAGACTGCACCCATCAGCCAGAAACCGTTGGTGGAATTGCTTGAAGCCGATCTGGCGATCCGCAAACTTAAATTTGATCATTCACGTTCGTTGTTGGAGTCGGTGGTGCGCTCGCCCGAGTCGCCGGCGCCAATACGAGCACGTGCTCAGTGGATGATCGGTGAAACCTATCTGTTGCAGCAAAACTATGCCGAAGCGATCGATGCGTACCGGCTGGTCGAAGGCATTGATCCCGGGGGGCCGTATGCAGCAGCGGCGCTGGTTCAAGCGGGCAAAGCTTTTGAACAATTGGGGCGGACACGTGAGGCGAGTGTTTGTTACGGAACTCTATTAGAGAAGTTCGCGGACAGCTCGTATGCATCGGAAGCTCGCCATCGGATGTCCGCGTTACCAACACATTCCCCATCGAACACCCGTCGCTAAGGCGTCGTGGTGATCTGGCAATCCTTCGAACCACGAAACGATGACGAAAGAGAAGCCTCCGGTCCGCTCCTCGGTAAAACTTCGCAAACGTCGACCAAGCCGTCATATCGCTGGTTTGATGTCGCGTCTGCTGCCCGCTTGCATCCTAGGAATTGGGATGTTGGTTCTGATGAGTGTGCTCGATCAAGCGCAGGCACAGTATCCAGGCCAGACCGTGAATTCATCGCAGGGTTATCCCAACGGATTTCCGCAGCAGTTTTCCGCGGCACCGTCGACGCGTGGGAACGGACAAGGTTCCGGTATGGCCGCTGCACAGCCGATGTACCGGACCGCTGATGCGAGTGGATCTAACGGTGCCGATTCGTATCAAGGTGGTATCCCACAGGTGCCGCAAGAGCAAGCCGCGACGGCGACCGAGCAAATCGGTGGCGAGATCAGTGAAGATGCAGAATCCGAAAGTTGGCTGCAAACGCCGGACTTCATTCGCAAGATCATGTCCGGCGGATGGCTGATGATTCCACTGGCTATTTGTTCGCTGGTCGTGCTTTCACTTTCCTTGGAACGGTTGATTGCACTTCGACGAAGCCGCGTGATTCCCAAGCCATTCGTGCTTCGTTTCACCGAATGTGTCGAGGATGGTGTGCTTAGCTATGACGAAGCGACCGAGCTTTGCAAAGAATTTGACTGTCCGGTGAGTGAGGTTTTTCGGGCAGCGCTGCGTCGCTGGGGACGTCCAATGTTCGAGATCGAACAGGCCGTGATGGATGCCGGTGACCGAGTCGCTGACGGATTAAAAAAGTACCTGCGAGTGTTTCATGCGATCAGTAATGTTGCACCATTAATCGGGCTTTTAGGCACCGTGATCGGGATGATCGACGCCTTCGAAATCATCAGTGATCAGGCATCGCTAGGCCGGCCCGAGTTGCTTGCCAGTGGCATCAGTATGGCTTTGATGACGACTGCCGGAGGGCTATCCGTCGCAATTCCTGCCTACCTGGCCTATATGTACTTCAGCAGTAAATCCGATCGATACCTAGTGGAGATCGAAAAACTGTGCCAACGCGTGATCGATTGTATCTCGGCCGAAGGGTTGGAGACGACAAGTGCATCGCGTAGCAAGAGGCGAAAGGCAGCGTGATGGGAAAACGCAATCGATCCAACGAAGACGTCACGATCAATCTGACACCGATGATCGATGTGGTGTTCCTGCTGGTGATCTTTTTTATGGTCGGCAGCAAGTTCAGCGAATCGGAAAGTTCGATCGACGTCTCGGTTCCCGCCGTCGGTGCGGCGAGTCCGATGTCGCGTGTTCCCGATGATCGCATCGTTTCGCTGACCCGCGAAGGGCAACTGCTGCTTAATGATCAGCCTGTGACTAAAGAGCAACTGGTCGAGCAGTTGTCAAACGAGTTTGCACAGTACCCGGCGCTGAACGTGATCGTTCGCGCTGATAGTGATACCTCAATTCAGGATTACGCTTCGATCGCCTTACTTGTCCGCCAAACTGGAGTCAAAAAGATTGCCATGGCTGTCAAAGTCGATCAAAGCGGAGGCCTGCGCCGTTGATCCTTGCTACAAGCATTGACACGATTTGGTCTGATCCAAGAGTCGTCTATGCGGTCGCGGTTGCTGCGGTCGTATTGCTTGTCGTTACGATTTGGTTGTTCCGCCGCGCTAAACGCGAAGGCCGTGCCGCGGGTACGATCTGCCTAATCTTGTCGGTGGTTTTACACGGCGTCTTGATTTGGCTGGTTCCCTACAAACAGCAGCCCCCAGGCGGCGGAAAGACTGCTAGTGATCGGGAAGAAACGCTTGGCATCGATTCGATCGAAATGTCAACGTTTGATCCGAAGTTGCAATTCGAAGACAATTCAGGTGATGCAGACCAAACGCCGTTCATGCCGCTTCCCGTCGATGACTTGACGGATCTTGCGAGCGATTCGGTTCCCGCACCGGGAGATGATACGCCGCCAGAGGCCGATTCATTGCTGTCTGAAAGCAGCCTTGAAAACTCCGACGTCCCACAGTCTTTGGAATCTGAAGTTCAAGAGCTGGCGAGCGAAGCGTTCGCAGAAATTGAGCAAGCCTTGGATGCATCGCTGGACGAGTTAATTGAAGCCACGATGCCGGTCGATGAAGCGGAAATGGCTGCTCCGGAAAGTGTTGTCAGTGATGTGCCCGACATCCCTGCGATGGTCGATCCCTTGTTGGAGCCACCGCCGCTCGATGAACAGCCGATGCAAATGCCAACGGCCCAAACCGTCAGTTCCAAGTCGGTTCCAGTCGGAACATCTGGACCGATGAATCCTGCTGACTCATTCGATACCACTCCGCATAGTGCGGCGAATGCACCGTCGGCGAACATCGCGGCAGATCGTACCGCTGATTTCTCAAGCAGAACAGGAACTGCCAAGCAGATCGCGATCGAGCAGACCGGGGGCGATGCACAAACCGAAGCCGCTGTCCGCGCCGCACTTCGATTCCTTGCCGATGCACAACAGGCCAATGGCAGTTGGGATCCACAGGCAACGGGTGCTGGTGAGGAGCGTCGTCCGCTTGGTGAGAATAGGTTCGGCGCCGGAAAACGATGCACCACGGCACTGACCGGTCTTTCTTTGTTGGCGATGATGGGTGCCGGAAACACTCATCAGCGCGGTGAGTATTCAGAGAACGTGTACCAAGGGCTGTCGTATCTCATTCAGCACCAGCAACCCAATGGCTCACTTGAAGGCGGCGCGACTCTGTACGCGGCCAGCTACTGTCACTCGATGGCCACGCTAGCTGTTTGCGAAGACGCGTTGATGACTGGCGATGCATCGGCAGTCGAATGCGCCCGTCGTGCGATCGCGCATACCAAACGAATGCAGCATCCGGTGACTGGCGGTTGGCGATATACACGCGGTGATCCTGGGGATCTAAGTCAGCTCGGTTGGCAAGCGATGGCATTGCATTCTGGGTACCGGGCCGGGGTTGCCGTTGGCGACGAAACCTTCGCAGGGGTGCAGCGTTTTTTGCGCAGCGTTCAAGTCGGTGGTGGCGGATTGGCTTGCTATCGCCCTGGTGAAAAGGTCAGCCGCACCATGACGGCAGAAGCGATGGCGATACGCTTGTTGCTAGGCGAGCGGATGTCTGCCAGAGAAGTCGCCGAAGCGGAGCGATACATCCTGCAGCAACGTCCCGGTGTGGGACAGGACAACTATTACTTTTGGTACTACGCGACGCTCGCGCTGCATCAACTGCAAGATGATGCATGGCAGGAATGGAACTTAGCACTCAAACAACGTCTGTTGGCAACGCAACGAGCCGACGGCAGTTGGCCAAACACATCTCTGTGGGGTGGCTACGGCGGGCCGGTGTATACAACGGCCATGGCGACGTTATGTTTGGAAACGTATTACCGGCATACCGTTCAGTGATAGGGATGCCAGGAACAATTGATTGGTGTCAGTAAGACTGTGGCGACTCGGCCGCATGATTTAGCCGCACGAGTTAGCCGCACGGGGCGTTGCGGCGATGATCGGTCAGTCCATTTGACGAAGCGTTTGCTGAAGAACTACAGCAAGCCTTCTTTTTCTAGGATCTCGCGATATTGGTCACGCTCACGACGAGTCGCTTCCAAGTCGAAGACCAAGTATTTCATGTCCAGACGCAATTGTGACAGAGCTTCTTGGACGAGGTTCAAAATCCGTCGGCGACGGGTGCTGCATTCGATCGCACGAGTCAGTGCTGGAGCAACGGTGTCGCGGTAGCGGGCTGGGAGTGCGTCGATCGCGCTGCTTAGCTCACGCAATTCTTGAGGAATTTCGTCGTGCTGCTTGTTCGATCCGATCGTCGTCTTTTGCATGCGCCAGGGCTCCGAAGAGTGAAACTTGGGGTGATTTGCTTGATGGCCCTCCATTGCATTCACGATGCCAGATCCTCGTGGCTCGTCTCAAATCGACAACGTAAGTGTTTGCTGCCAATCGACTTAGGTTGATCTAAATGCCGGCGATGTCAAAACAAAACGTTGCAAAAAAACAACATCATTTCGACTAGCCAGCCAACGCTAAATCTTGATATAGCAACAGCTTACGGTTCGAGTTGCGGGTTGCGACATGGCGTTGATTTTTTTACACATCGTCGCGTCAACCGCACACTCTATTGACGAGTTTCCGGCAGGCCATCGGTCTAAATCGCAGACGACACCTACACACTCCCCGTTGCTGAGCAGATTGTTCTGGCTGAACGGTATTGGGTCAATCATTGATGAGACAGATCAGGAACGCACGACAGCTTTTCACGTCAGTCGTTCGGACTCGGCAAACCTTTCCGACGCGGTTGTCAGCCAAGCTGCGGCCCCGGTTTTTCACGCTCCGATCTGCGTCTCAGCTGCCCATCGTGGTCCTGTTTTTACTGCTGGGAAACCTTTCCGCGTGGGGCGAATTCTATGATCGCCTGGATGCCTTTCCGCCGCGTTGGCAATTGGACACTTCTGATTGCGATGCTCGCGTTATCGAACAGAAGGTATTGCCAGCAAGCGGGTTCGATGGCAACGGTTGCGAGACACTGACGTTCCAAGCCGCCTTGGGCAGTGAAGCGGTGATCACGTATCGGATCGAACCGGTTCATGCGATCGATGACCTTAACGCGAACCTTTATGTGCTCAGTGCGAGACGCGGTGCACGGGTTGGCTTTCGAGTCCGCTTCCCTTACGTGCGTGACCCCGAGACACGTCGTCCGCTCGCGACCGTCCT
This genomic interval from Stieleria sp. JC731 contains the following:
- the smc gene encoding chromosome segregation protein SMC, encoding MLKALELAGFKSFADRTRFDFPDGITVVVGPNGSGKSNIVDAMKWVLGSQSPKGLRGKEMSDVIFKGSQTRPPAGAAEATIVFDNSQGNLPIDAPEVHVTRRVYRSGESEFLINKESVRLKDVRDLIRGTGIGIDAYSLIEQGKVDRMLQANAKDRRAIFEEAAGISRFKAKKLEAERRLARVQTNLTRLSDIVEEVGTRLRSVRSQAAKAERYRQASERLKELRTVIAWNDWTNLNQELDTCEKDLTNANTRLRELENEREEIATKRQSADMELQSVADQARQLEQQRHELLAQSATLGGRKDADESSVAEVRMSIADALRRSRKLMRQARKADDDLQQAIADHSTGDEELQRVRLNNDELVAKRDQIQTETDGILKRREDISKQHLDAIRRVSEMEVRLQRSETRLSESDRQLVSLEQRLTDSIALLDKANADTQVAADRLQELEARIQSSEGDLQVQQAKTDQHRNVLDRRSGETAELRTRLEGVRQRYLVLEDLVKRHEGVSGGVRAVLEHVADAAHPLASSVLGMVATLVNVDVETAPLIDAALRDRAQFVVTRDGQLAEAIVSGEIQIDSRVGIIRMDHLPEPPRENRIQLEGFQGVIGRADRVITSDGEGQKLIAHLLSSTWLVEDLETAIRVRPLCGPDQQIVTRHGEVLMGDGSMIVGPAGATTALVSRRSEMNAAAEEIEHYTFEISENDEAIRELAALVDEYSNALGRLEIQHRNLVTEKAAADADLRHAKERAKVRQTAHDQIQSDVTSTRIERDEAKSEASELSASIVESRQSIEKLESEAAEVEEMLSETQQALQSASSAVMTASVELARAEQRQEALANQIESQKREQDERRSSVENASVTAQSGYTRQSELKQRITETVGQLDQLKSQTDEFDKQLRELAEKAQSLRQTNRAIAEAGEAVLKNVAEASEQVHSITNRRDAAKMRLGTLTERIAEDYQIDLENDDPPEELAEIEDRAKMDEEINRLREQLQRTSNVNMEALAELEGLQERYDHLSGQYEDLAAAKDSLQRIIGRINADSRRLFLDTLEAIRQNFQKLYRKSFGGGHADLVLEESEDPLEAGVEIVATPPGKPSFSNSLLSGGEKALTAVALLMSIFQYRPSPFCVLDEVDAPFDEANIGRFVMVLNEFLDHSKFVIVTHSKKTMTAATTLYGVTMQESGVSKRVSIRFEDVSEDGEISEGEAA
- a CDS encoding tetratricopeptide repeat protein → MQQSRFVLQIGMASMICWSLLASPLIVAAESIGVEAVDVAASLVEVRKLRDAGEFASAVGELQKLASYLIEESRSDVQLAADFVLLARAAQSDISPEQVDELYVAAEQWLQRNDVSSVSLKQHVVLTTAIATHHASRQRAGQAQQQLLRLFDEIDRSNDEAEGALAASIADPLLALSMKSAWQAMSGGDAEGAEKLYLAMQGSDSRGSVQLGDARRSLCQLGLGWATALQPDRHVDAAERLGVFIDQNPDHSDAAKASALRVRCAIKADQNAELLDAIDLHFKEYGDTSGTADLVAEVLRQVDPIPEIVKEWLLQEQSYQQWPLSLVSESLVQFGSDFSPRDFDALVTRLTVNDKAGAWTAQTLEGCDAIDHSAISELIAAAVIGGRIGGATMLSVEAATRWAGRTGRWSMLMHAAEDVDFESDPEGRSVHVDRLFAEAVFRSGQRAKALRYWKHVVDVRKADDFGTLLRCAECSVLVDDVEQAEVRLRRLREILDSAETAPISQKPLVELLEADLAIRKLKFDHSRSLLESVVRSPESPAPIRARAQWMIGETYLLQQNYAEAIDAYRLVEGIDPGGPYAAAALVQAGKAFEQLGRTREASVCYGTLLEKFADSSYASEARHRMSALPTHSPSNTRR
- a CDS encoding MotA/TolQ/ExbB proton channel family protein → MTKEKPPVRSSVKLRKRRPSRHIAGLMSRLLPACILGIGMLVLMSVLDQAQAQYPGQTVNSSQGYPNGFPQQFSAAPSTRGNGQGSGMAAAQPMYRTADASGSNGADSYQGGIPQVPQEQAATATEQIGGEISEDAESESWLQTPDFIRKIMSGGWLMIPLAICSLVVLSLSLERLIALRRSRVIPKPFVLRFTECVEDGVLSYDEATELCKEFDCPVSEVFRAALRRWGRPMFEIEQAVMDAGDRVADGLKKYLRVFHAISNVAPLIGLLGTVIGMIDAFEIISDQASLGRPELLASGISMALMTTAGGLSVAIPAYLAYMYFSSKSDRYLVEIEKLCQRVIDCISAEGLETTSASRSKRRKAA
- a CDS encoding ExbD/TolR family protein, with product MGKRNRSNEDVTINLTPMIDVVFLLVIFFMVGSKFSESESSIDVSVPAVGAASPMSRVPDDRIVSLTREGQLLLNDQPVTKEQLVEQLSNEFAQYPALNVIVRADSDTSIQDYASIALLVRQTGVKKIAMAVKVDQSGGLRR
- a CDS encoding squalene--hopene cyclase gives rise to the protein MILATSIDTIWSDPRVVYAVAVAAVVLLVVTIWLFRRAKREGRAAGTICLILSVVLHGVLIWLVPYKQQPPGGGKTASDREETLGIDSIEMSTFDPKLQFEDNSGDADQTPFMPLPVDDLTDLASDSVPAPGDDTPPEADSLLSESSLENSDVPQSLESEVQELASEAFAEIEQALDASLDELIEATMPVDEAEMAAPESVVSDVPDIPAMVDPLLEPPPLDEQPMQMPTAQTVSSKSVPVGTSGPMNPADSFDTTPHSAANAPSANIAADRTADFSSRTGTAKQIAIEQTGGDAQTEAAVRAALRFLADAQQANGSWDPQATGAGEERRPLGENRFGAGKRCTTALTGLSLLAMMGAGNTHQRGEYSENVYQGLSYLIQHQQPNGSLEGGATLYAASYCHSMATLAVCEDALMTGDASAVECARRAIAHTKRMQHPVTGGWRYTRGDPGDLSQLGWQAMALHSGYRAGVAVGDETFAGVQRFLRSVQVGGGGLACYRPGEKVSRTMTAEAMAIRLLLGERMSAREVAEAERYILQQRPGVGQDNYYFWYYATLALHQLQDDAWQEWNLALKQRLLATQRADGSWPNTSLWGGYGGPVYTTAMATLCLETYYRHTVQ
- a CDS encoding transcriptional regulator; translation: MQKTTIGSNKQHDEIPQELRELSSAIDALPARYRDTVAPALTRAIECSTRRRRILNLVQEALSQLRLDMKYLVFDLEATRRERDQYREILEKEGLL